A region of Methanocorpusculum labreanum Z DNA encodes the following proteins:
- the metG gene encoding methionine--tRNA ligase — protein MTNKPTVVTCGLPYTNGFCHLGHLRTYIPGDFYVRYLRRLGDDIVFICGSDNHGTPIVVTAEAEKTTPRAVSETYHAHFDNVFKSMGIAFDRFGMTDDPTNHHRTVSILQTLIDRGYVYEQTIQQSYCPKCKRFLPDRYVEGTCPYCGKHARGDECDSGCGRHLEPGEILDPVCATCGTKAELREQKHYYFKLSSFRDYLLEYLPTLGGTLNAKNYAIGWVENELKDWCITRMMDWGVKFPGSDDLVCYVWVDAPIGYISFTEEWAKATNNSWQKYWCEGDRVHFIGSDIIYHHCVFWPAMLHGAGYQPPTAVVASGMVTIDGEKFSKSKGNVVWTKEDYLDKGLPADYLRYYLLAYTSHTRELDFSWKEFQARINNELVNTFGNFANRSMSLVKTKFGDVPQVPVEAEIFAEIERSLAAIEESVRAYEFKAAVDGILLLAAYGNSYISNAAPWKLIKEDPQAAAQILKNCLQIVKACALIMQPVMPESSQKLWEMLGYTDKIESRPISDALVPFENTTLGDVKPLFARIEDKQREEMEAVLTKRAEDSKKKAAGKNTMEAVIEPISEEIITIDDVAKLDLRVGRVVKAERVPKTTKLLRLQVDIGTEVRQIVSGIADVYTPEEMVDKKIIVVVNLKPAKFRGEESNGMLFAAGEEASLLVPLKDVPEGTKVH, from the coding sequence ATGACCAATAAGCCCACTGTCGTTACGTGCGGTTTGCCCTATACAAACGGTTTTTGCCATCTCGGGCACCTCCGGACGTACATCCCAGGCGATTTCTACGTACGATACCTCAGGCGTCTCGGCGACGACATCGTCTTCATCTGCGGATCCGACAACCACGGGACCCCCATCGTCGTCACGGCCGAGGCCGAAAAAACCACGCCGCGTGCCGTATCCGAAACATACCACGCCCACTTCGACAACGTCTTCAAATCCATGGGCATCGCATTCGACCGGTTCGGCATGACCGACGACCCGACCAACCACCACCGGACCGTCTCCATCCTCCAGACCCTCATCGACCGCGGATATGTCTACGAACAGACCATCCAGCAAAGCTACTGCCCCAAATGCAAACGCTTCCTCCCCGACCGGTACGTCGAAGGAACCTGCCCCTACTGCGGCAAACATGCCCGCGGGGATGAATGCGACTCGGGATGCGGCCGGCACCTCGAACCCGGAGAGATCCTCGATCCCGTCTGCGCAACCTGCGGGACCAAAGCCGAACTCCGCGAACAGAAGCACTACTACTTCAAGCTCAGCAGCTTTAGGGACTATCTTCTGGAGTATCTGCCGACCCTCGGCGGAACGCTCAACGCCAAAAACTACGCCATCGGCTGGGTAGAAAACGAACTCAAAGACTGGTGCATCACCCGAATGATGGACTGGGGCGTCAAGTTCCCGGGATCCGACGATCTCGTCTGCTATGTCTGGGTGGATGCCCCGATCGGATACATCTCGTTCACTGAAGAATGGGCGAAAGCCACCAACAACAGCTGGCAGAAATACTGGTGCGAGGGAGATAGAGTCCACTTCATCGGGTCCGACATCATCTATCACCACTGTGTCTTCTGGCCGGCAATGCTTCACGGGGCCGGCTATCAGCCGCCGACCGCGGTCGTAGCGAGCGGCATGGTCACGATCGACGGCGAGAAGTTCTCCAAATCGAAAGGAAACGTCGTCTGGACGAAAGAGGATTACCTTGACAAGGGACTGCCGGCGGATTATCTCCGGTATTATCTCCTCGCCTATACGAGCCACACCCGCGAACTGGACTTCTCCTGGAAAGAGTTCCAGGCACGGATCAATAATGAACTCGTGAACACGTTCGGGAACTTCGCGAACCGGAGCATGAGCCTGGTCAAGACCAAGTTCGGCGATGTGCCGCAGGTCCCGGTCGAGGCAGAGATCTTTGCCGAGATCGAACGTTCGCTCGCTGCAATTGAGGAGTCCGTCCGTGCATACGAGTTCAAGGCGGCCGTCGACGGCATCCTTCTTCTCGCGGCATACGGAAACAGCTATATCTCGAACGCGGCTCCCTGGAAGCTGATCAAGGAAGATCCGCAAGCGGCCGCACAGATATTAAAGAACTGTCTCCAGATCGTGAAGGCGTGTGCTCTTATCATGCAGCCGGTGATGCCCGAGTCTTCCCAGAAACTTTGGGAGATGCTCGGCTATACGGACAAGATCGAGAGCCGCCCGATCAGCGATGCGCTGGTTCCGTTCGAGAACACAACACTTGGCGATGTGAAGCCGCTGTTTGCGAGAATCGAGGACAAGCAGCGTGAGGAGATGGAGGCCGTGCTGACAAAGCGGGCCGAGGATTCGAAGAAGAAAGCAGCAGGAAAGAATACTATGGAAGCAGTAATAGAACCAATCTCGGAAGAGATCATAACAATAGACGATGTAGCAAAGCTCGATCTCCGCGTGGGTCGGGTCGTGAAAGCGGAGAGAGTGCCAAAGACGACGAAACTTCTGCGTCTGCAGGTGGATATCGGAACCGAGGTCAGACAGATCGTGTCAGGCATCGCCGATGTCTATACGCCTGAAGAGATGGTGGATAAGAAGATCATCGTGGTCGTAAACCTGAAGCCGGCAAAGTTCCGGGGCGAGGAGAGCAACGGGATGCTGTTTGCCGCAGGCGAAGAGGCATCGCTTCTTGTTCCGCTGAAGGATGTGCCGGAAGGAACCAAAGTCCACTGA
- a CDS encoding tetratricopeptide repeat protein codes for MCKSSRRNGENKCDNGKNYAYGKLVKYNIHKKSDLNNLISNKDFLENLPIGKFIENETDKNWDKFKEVIDFSNIDPIDFYDDARIIFIKGRAGIGKSIYLLWSIERFFENNESLRQSTNKIKNIIFLNPNSDAISKWDDNLGDSDPKTTILVLDALYRDGDTSEEVKNRFENLINLSLGTDNNGNWIGPFKVIITLCNDEFDSLKQLSDLFRTAVNDYVVLELKSDELNLYQILNNYLKKYDVENDTLPGDKDDILTKIREKSEGLPFYIHHLVIFLKQSNQKFSVDTLNEYPRGMYCLMWLTINKFYHINSDITIPLILLFLTKNDYFVSSYFLDEIINEYAYKEQKEDIKLKIKHLKTYYFEKKIVENTPEKIYSLNRQWKKGIRKGTNNENYDIISEYNQIINTCYNKSVDKIIQNIKGKLDTNVIDIADVFLCIDLGKISYENLKYATDIYINTIKNSKINPIYITYAQSELYNHWIDYAWKCRYIPYSDNRDERIIECYTYAFEKLNYRDDVKEIHTYATFLRDNIIRKYDHNSEEYKMYGKKIEDLFLENIETQKKRRIIDPSNYSSLAIHYRRAGNDNSAESIYQRYFRDKNEIGIGDSFHGNDVICRLSYANYLKNKGSKATNNQCKIDFFNISENEINSLFKSLSELEKVLMPEKFTNFEIVLENSYIKLLIEKSKLCRDKSDKIKMDIYIDNRLDEIIKKYPKAGSLIVTYANFLLHYGDILDKYNNGSHLTKAAQILSEYIKYNNKQDKSNYYALNMLASTKIDISRNNHTPINYEEATSLYLESANSFDRKHNAVALNELGKMYLSWGISIQNSPEFTEKLNKSKEYFNKSLKLSPMNGQNMNHISGVRLDYARVLIYLGKINEAQKCIIDTITNNMKFSYSLAKSLKKIQIIIQTMIEKGYNNNATEIIELSRNKAEKYKLNLGRLYSGVAKSYADSGDLINGAKYYIEAAKGESNPQHLYNDFNYAGGCYEKLKKYDEAINCFDSAKEIAKTDDNLNLAHPLYHMAYNYEEKGDLINAAEYYIEAAKYESNTQYLCGDFTSAGRCYEKLKKYDEAIKCFDSAKEIAKTDGNLNLAHPLSRIAYNYQEKGDLINGAKYYIEAAKYESNPQHLYNDFNYAGGCYEKLKKYDEAINCFDSAREIAKTDGNLNLAYPLYHMAYNYQEKGDLINAAEYYIEAAKYESNTQYLYKDFTSAGRCYEKLKKYDEANKCFDSAKEIAKQMIT; via the coding sequence ATGTGTAAATCCTCCAGAAGAAATGGAGAGAATAAATGTGATAATGGGAAAAATTATGCTTATGGAAAATTAGTTAAATATAATATTCATAAAAAAAGTGATTTGAATAATTTGATATCAAATAAAGATTTTTTAGAAAATCTCCCAATCGGTAAATTTATCGAAAATGAGACCGATAAAAATTGGGATAAATTTAAAGAAGTTATTGATTTTTCAAATATTGATCCGATTGATTTTTATGATGACGCTAGAATTATATTTATAAAAGGGAGAGCAGGCATTGGTAAATCAATATATTTATTGTGGAGTATTGAGCGTTTTTTTGAAAATAATGAATCTCTTCGTCAATCTACTAATAAAATAAAAAACATAATATTTCTCAATCCAAATTCAGATGCAATATCAAAATGGGATGATAATTTAGGCGATTCTGATCCGAAGACTACTATTTTAGTATTAGATGCATTATATAGAGATGGTGATACAAGTGAAGAAGTAAAGAACAGATTTGAAAATTTAATAAATCTGTCATTAGGCACGGACAATAATGGTAATTGGATAGGCCCATTCAAAGTGATAATTACTTTGTGTAATGATGAATTTGACTCCCTTAAACAACTCTCAGATTTATTTAGAACAGCAGTTAACGACTATGTTGTCCTCGAACTAAAATCAGACGAATTAAATCTATATCAGATATTAAACAATTATTTAAAAAAATACGATGTAGAAAATGATACACTCCCAGGGGATAAAGATGATATTTTAACTAAAATACGCGAAAAAAGTGAAGGATTGCCATTTTATATTCACCATTTAGTTATATTTCTTAAACAGTCAAATCAAAAGTTTTCAGTAGACACCCTAAATGAATACCCACGCGGAATGTACTGTTTAATGTGGTTAACTATAAATAAATTTTATCATATTAATTCTGATATAACTATTCCATTGATATTATTATTTTTAACCAAAAATGATTACTTTGTTTCATCATATTTTTTAGATGAGATTATAAATGAATATGCATATAAAGAGCAAAAAGAAGATATTAAATTAAAAATAAAACATTTAAAAACATATTATTTTGAAAAGAAAATAGTTGAGAACACTCCTGAAAAAATTTATTCTCTTAATAGACAATGGAAGAAGGGTATAAGAAAAGGAACGAATAATGAAAACTATGATATCATAAGTGAATATAATCAGATAATAAATACTTGCTATAATAAATCTGTAGATAAGATCATCCAGAATATTAAAGGAAAACTAGATACTAATGTTATTGATATCGCCGATGTTTTCTTATGCATCGATTTAGGTAAGATTTCTTATGAAAATCTCAAGTATGCCACTGATATATATATAAATACTATTAAAAACTCAAAAATAAACCCAATATATATAACATATGCTCAATCTGAGTTATATAATCATTGGATTGATTACGCATGGAAATGTCGATATATCCCATATTCTGATAATAGAGATGAGAGAATTATTGAATGTTATACATATGCTTTTGAAAAATTAAATTATAGGGACGATGTTAAAGAAATACATACTTACGCAACATTTTTAAGAGATAATATTATTAGAAAATATGATCACAATTCTGAAGAATATAAGATGTATGGTAAAAAAATAGAAGATTTATTTTTAGAAAATATCGAAACACAAAAGAAAAGAAGAATAATAGATCCATCAAATTATTCCTCTCTCGCAATTCATTATAGGAGAGCAGGAAATGATAACTCTGCAGAATCAATATATCAGCGATATTTTAGGGATAAAAATGAAATAGGTATTGGAGATAGCTTTCATGGAAATGATGTTATTTGTAGATTATCATATGCAAATTATTTGAAAAATAAGGGATCTAAAGCAACTAATAATCAATGTAAAATAGATTTCTTTAATATATCTGAAAATGAGATAAATAGCTTATTTAAATCATTGAGTGAGCTTGAAAAGGTACTAATGCCTGAAAAATTTACTAATTTTGAAATAGTATTAGAAAATTCATATATTAAATTATTGATAGAAAAATCAAAATTATGTCGCGATAAATCTGATAAAATTAAGATGGATATATATATAGATAATAGATTAGATGAGATAATCAAAAAATATCCTAAAGCAGGATCGCTCATAGTAACATATGCTAATTTTTTATTACACTATGGAGATATCTTAGATAAATATAATAATGGTAGCCATCTCACCAAAGCTGCTCAAATATTATCTGAATATATAAAATATAACAATAAACAGGACAAATCCAATTATTATGCTTTAAATATGTTGGCTTCCACTAAAATAGATATTTCACGAAATAATCATACTCCTATAAACTATGAAGAAGCCACCTCTCTTTATCTTGAATCTGCAAATAGTTTTGATAGAAAACACAATGCAGTTGCCCTAAATGAACTAGGAAAAATGTATTTATCGTGGGGAATAAGTATCCAAAACAGTCCAGAATTCACTGAAAAATTAAATAAATCCAAAGAATATTTCAACAAATCATTGAAATTATCACCTATGAATGGACAAAATATGAATCACATCAGTGGTGTTCGTCTAGATTATGCCAGAGTTTTGATATATCTAGGAAAAATCAATGAAGCTCAAAAATGTATTATTGATACCATTACTAATAATATGAAATTCTCATATTCCCTAGCAAAATCCTTAAAAAAAATACAAATAATTATACAAACCATGATAGAGAAGGGATATAATAATAATGCTACAGAAATTATTGAGTTGAGTCGCAACAAAGCAGAAAAATACAAATTAAATTTAGGTCGCCTTTACTCAGGAGTGGCAAAGAGTTACGCAGATTCAGGGGATCTTATAAATGGAGCAAAATATTACATTGAAGCTGCAAAAGGTGAATCTAATCCGCAACATCTGTATAATGACTTTAATTATGCTGGAGGGTGCTATGAAAAATTAAAAAAATATGATGAAGCTATTAATTGTTTTGATTCAGCAAAGGAAATCGCTAAAACAGATGATAACTTAAATTTGGCACATCCATTATATCACATGGCATATAATTATGAAGAAAAAGGGGATCTGATAAATGCAGCAGAATATTACATTGAAGCTGCAAAATATGAATCTAATACGCAATATCTGTGTGGGGACTTTACTTCAGCTGGAAGGTGCTATGAAAAATTAAAAAAATATGATGAAGCCATTAAATGTTTTGATTCAGCAAAGGAAATCGCTAAAACAGATGGTAACTTAAATTTGGCACATCCATTATCTCGCATAGCATATAATTATCAAGAAAAAGGAGATCTGATAAATGGAGCAAAATATTACATTGAAGCTGCAAAATATGAATCTAATCCACAACATCTGTATAATGACTTTAATTATGCTGGAGGGTGCTATGAAAAATTAAAAAAATATGATGAAGCTATTAATTGTTTTGATTCAGCAAGGGAAATCGCTAAAACAGATGGTAACTTAAATTTGGCATATCCATTATATCACATGGCATATAATTATCAAGAAAAAGGGGATCTGATAAATGCAGCAGAATATTACATTGAAGCTGCAAAATATGAATCTAATACGCAATATCTGTATAAGGACTTTACTTCAGCTGGAAGGTGCTATGAAAAATTAAAAAAATATGATGAAGCTAATAAATGTTTTGATTCAGCAAAGGAAATCGCCAAACAGATGATAACTTAA
- a CDS encoding cupin domain-containing protein: MDNFPEFMKRGVNRVPTLQQNTPDVDGYYYTAQDGSQMAFWTCSSDRISKEHRHDYDEYMICVAGEYIITINGKETVLHPGEEIFIPKGTLQGGRCKAGTRTIHAFGGTRII; encoded by the coding sequence ATGGACAATTTCCCAGAATTTATGAAAAGAGGTGTAAACCGTGTGCCAACTCTGCAGCAAAACACGCCGGATGTCGACGGTTACTATTATACCGCTCAGGATGGAAGTCAAATGGCCTTTTGGACATGTTCATCCGACAGAATCTCGAAAGAACACAGGCATGATTATGATGAATACATGATCTGCGTAGCCGGAGAGTATATCATCACGATAAACGGCAAAGAAACGGTCCTGCACCCCGGTGAAGAAATTTTTATCCCGAAAGGAACCCTGCAGGGCGGTAGATGCAAAGCCGGAACGCGAACGATCCACGCATTCGGCGGTACACGGATCATTTGA
- the atwA gene encoding methyl coenzyme M reductase system, component A2 produces the protein MSTPFITIENVCMDFGEEERIRVLDDICLEIAEGEIVGVIGRSGCGKTVLIHLIRGIDTPPTSGKIIYHISRCKKCGRIEFRSDEGKPCPVCGETLAAEDIDFWAPENAAVKAKIMARTSLMFQRTFSLYGDDRVIENVLRALDDINYPANQALSRAADLVDEVRLSHRMMHVARDLSGGEKQRVVLARQLAREPLFLCADEPTGTLDPKTATIVHELLKAAGTEKKMGMVITSHFAQVLEDVCDRAVLMDDGRITRIGSPEEIVAEFMKGCKDDCTYSCADCGSAIVRAKDLSKKFIAVDRGVINAVDKITFEVYEREILGIIGVSGGGKTTLSKMIAGLYEPTGGTLEVRVGDEWVDMRKPGYDFRGRAKKYIGLLHQEYDLYPHRTVIDNLTDAIGLEFPKELAVRKAVITLRMAGFTEKKAKDILNRKPSELSEGEKHRVALGQVLIREPRIILLDEPTGTMDPITKIDVKHSIVHARDEMDETFIIVSHDMDFVRDVCDRCMFIRGGKIIAEGPTAEVLAQISEKEVKKMAADLESGVNR, from the coding sequence ATGTCGACACCGTTTATAACAATAGAAAATGTATGTATGGACTTCGGCGAGGAAGAGCGGATTCGCGTTTTAGACGATATCTGCCTCGAAATAGCCGAAGGAGAGATCGTGGGCGTGATCGGAAGATCGGGATGCGGAAAGACCGTTCTGATCCACCTTATACGGGGTATCGACACCCCGCCAACCAGCGGCAAAATCATCTATCATATTTCCCGCTGCAAAAAATGCGGCAGGATCGAGTTTAGAAGCGATGAAGGAAAACCCTGTCCGGTCTGCGGTGAAACACTCGCGGCCGAAGACATCGATTTCTGGGCGCCGGAAAACGCGGCGGTCAAAGCAAAGATAATGGCCAGAACCTCGCTGATGTTCCAGAGAACGTTTTCGCTCTACGGCGACGACCGCGTGATCGAGAATGTTCTGCGGGCACTCGACGATATCAACTACCCGGCAAACCAGGCACTTTCCCGTGCGGCAGATCTTGTTGACGAGGTCCGGCTGAGTCACCGGATGATGCATGTTGCCCGCGATCTTTCCGGCGGAGAGAAGCAGCGCGTGGTGCTTGCCCGGCAGCTGGCCCGCGAACCGCTGTTTTTGTGCGCCGATGAGCCGACGGGGACGCTGGATCCGAAGACCGCGACGATCGTGCACGAGCTGCTGAAAGCCGCGGGAACGGAGAAGAAAATGGGTATGGTTATCACGTCCCACTTTGCCCAGGTGCTGGAAGATGTGTGCGATCGTGCAGTCCTGATGGATGACGGACGGATCACGAGGATCGGCAGTCCGGAAGAGATCGTTGCCGAGTTCATGAAAGGATGCAAGGATGACTGTACCTATTCATGTGCCGACTGCGGGAGTGCGATCGTTCGGGCGAAGGATCTGTCGAAGAAGTTCATCGCAGTGGACCGCGGCGTGATCAATGCGGTGGATAAGATCACGTTCGAGGTGTATGAGCGGGAGATCCTGGGTATCATCGGGGTCTCCGGCGGAGGTAAGACGACGCTTTCAAAGATGATCGCGGGTCTGTATGAGCCGACAGGCGGAACGCTGGAGGTCAGGGTCGGCGATGAGTGGGTGGATATGCGAAAACCTGGATACGATTTCCGCGGGAGAGCGAAGAAGTACATCGGGCTTTTACATCAGGAGTATGATCTGTATCCTCACCGGACGGTGATCGATAATCTGACGGACGCGATCGGGCTGGAGTTTCCAAAGGAGCTTGCCGTTCGTAAAGCGGTGATCACGCTTCGGATGGCGGGTTTTACGGAGAAGAAGGCGAAGGATATCCTGAACCGGAAGCCTTCGGAGCTGTCGGAAGGAGAGAAGCACCGTGTGGCGCTGGGTCAGGTCCTTATCCGGGAGCCGCGGATCATTCTTTTGGATGAGCCGACGGGAACGATGGATCCTATCACGAAGATCGATGTGAAGCATTCGATCGTGCATGCACGTGATGAGATGGATGAGACGTTTATCATCGTTTCCCATGATATGGACTTCGTCCGGGATGTGTGCGATCGATGTATGTTTATCCGCGGCGGAAAGATCATCGCGGAGGGTCCAACGGCAGAGGTGCTTGCGCAGATCTCCGAGAAGGAGGTCAAGAAGATGGCCGCGGATCTGGAAAGCGGGGTGAACCGATAG
- a CDS encoding DUF134 domain-containing protein: MPENPEICPKGRCGRPRVRRCVELDETPGCYAPVCPRRKAKIEMVTLYPEEIAVLKLVDLEGLSQEDAAGVLGVSRKTAWRDLHEARYKVADALANGKMIKVSCCPHADGTVHPDGCRMQGNEE, from the coding sequence ATGCCTGAGAACCCAGAGATTTGTCCAAAAGGTAGATGCGGAAGACCGCGGGTACGGCGCTGCGTCGAACTTGATGAAACGCCGGGTTGTTACGCACCGGTCTGTCCGCGAAGAAAGGCTAAGATCGAGATGGTTACCTTGTATCCCGAAGAGATCGCGGTTTTGAAACTTGTCGATCTCGAAGGGCTCTCTCAGGAGGACGCAGCCGGTGTTCTGGGTGTGTCCAGAAAAACGGCATGGCGCGACCTTCACGAGGCACGCTATAAAGTCGCCGATGCTTTGGCCAACGGAAAAATGATCAAGGTATCCTGCTGCCCGCACGCAGACGGCACAGTCCATCCGGATGGCTGCCGTATGCAGGGCAATGAGGAATAA
- a CDS encoding Mrp/NBP35 family ATP-binding protein codes for MTTETCPENCTENCETCSHKPESTAKMPEKSDIRVRHVILVLSGKGGVGKSTVSVNLAYALSNHGYQTGLLDLDIHGPSIGKMLGIEDLRLQAIGERIMPVKVTGSLKVVSMALLLNETDSPVVWRGPMKAAATKQFLGDVEWGDLDYLIVDLPPGTGDEALNIIQFAPNVEGAVIVTTPQDVAVLDATKAIKFVEMMDLSVLGVIENMSGMVCPHCGEIVDIFGKGGGEKAAEQYKVPYLGAIPLDIEMRKAADEGRPFIVRTPGQTSPTWDAVDKVMENLIAVIEAKE; via the coding sequence ATGACCACTGAAACATGTCCTGAAAACTGCACAGAAAACTGTGAAACCTGTTCACATAAACCCGAATCGACCGCAAAGATGCCGGAGAAGTCCGATATCCGCGTGCGTCACGTGATTCTCGTCCTCTCCGGAAAAGGCGGGGTCGGGAAGAGTACCGTCTCGGTGAATCTCGCCTACGCGCTTTCCAACCACGGTTATCAGACCGGTCTTTTGGATCTCGATATCCACGGCCCATCGATCGGCAAGATGCTCGGGATCGAGGATCTGCGTCTTCAGGCGATCGGCGAGCGCATTATGCCGGTGAAGGTGACCGGCTCGCTGAAGGTCGTCTCGATGGCCCTTCTTTTGAACGAGACCGACAGCCCGGTCGTATGGCGCGGACCGATGAAGGCGGCCGCCACCAAACAGTTCCTCGGCGACGTGGAATGGGGCGACCTGGATTATCTTATCGTGGATCTTCCGCCGGGAACGGGCGACGAGGCACTGAATATCATCCAGTTCGCGCCGAATGTGGAGGGCGCCGTGATCGTGACGACCCCGCAGGATGTCGCGGTTTTGGATGCGACGAAGGCGATCAAGTTTGTCGAGATGATGGATCTTTCCGTTCTCGGCGTGATCGAGAATATGTCGGGCATGGTCTGTCCGCACTGCGGCGAGATCGTGGACATCTTCGGCAAAGGCGGCGGCGAAAAGGCTGCCGAGCAGTATAAGGTCCCCTATCTCGGCGCGATCCCGCTGGATATCGAGATGCGGAAAGCCGCCGATGAGGGAAGGCCGTTCATCGTCCGAACACCAGGCCAGACCAGCCCTACCTGGGATGCCGTCGATAAGGTTATGGAAAATCTGATCGCCGTTATCGAGGCCAAAGAATAA
- a CDS encoding potassium channel family protein, which produces MDRENQPINLKDVLIEMKDISELMVDLAYSAVLFESNAIADEVIELEERMNDLVYQARITSMMSVRRIEETEPMSGLLQLAEASERISNHAADIAKNIMRHVSFPANLRRALPEAEEATHRTVVAAGSPLDGARLGDIKLQSVTGIRIIMIRRMRQRFYDPDKHTVLRSGDVLVGRGPEYGFPELCELAGQPVPGDNDLTSSPINDLDRAAALMIEMKNISELSVGLAYSALLHDNLDLANEVVALEEELDEMRLRLDLWTLEAAKRVEDVASLRGMLYMSSFAESISDAASSIADVVLREIEVPPIIKRIVRESDEIIAWVTVHEGSTLDKKSLAESHVGTVTGMVIFAVKHENRWIYRPARNVCLYAGDLLVARGRRDGEEKLYGLCGADTDEIDNFEEE; this is translated from the coding sequence ATGGACCGTGAAAACCAACCGATCAACCTCAAAGATGTACTCATCGAGATGAAGGACATCAGCGAACTCATGGTTGATCTGGCTTATTCTGCGGTGCTTTTCGAAAGCAACGCCATAGCAGATGAAGTCATAGAACTCGAAGAACGTATGAATGACCTCGTTTACCAGGCACGAATCACCAGTATGATGAGTGTACGGCGTATCGAAGAGACCGAACCGATGAGCGGTCTTCTCCAGCTCGCCGAAGCCTCGGAAAGGATCTCGAACCATGCGGCCGATATTGCGAAGAATATCATGCGGCATGTATCCTTCCCCGCAAATCTCCGCAGAGCCCTTCCCGAGGCTGAAGAAGCCACCCACCGAACCGTCGTTGCTGCCGGCAGTCCCCTTGACGGCGCACGCCTCGGTGATATCAAACTTCAGTCGGTCACCGGGATTCGGATCATCATGATCAGAAGGATGCGTCAGAGATTCTACGATCCCGACAAGCATACGGTCCTTCGTTCCGGCGATGTCCTTGTCGGCCGCGGGCCGGAGTACGGGTTCCCCGAACTCTGCGAACTCGCCGGTCAGCCGGTTCCGGGCGACAATGACCTGACCTCGTCCCCCATCAACGATCTCGACCGTGCGGCCGCTCTCATGATCGAGATGAAAAACATCAGCGAACTCTCCGTCGGGCTTGCCTACTCGGCTCTTCTCCACGACAATCTGGATCTGGCAAACGAGGTCGTGGCTCTTGAAGAAGAGCTCGACGAGATGCGGCTCCGGCTCGATCTGTGGACGCTCGAAGCTGCGAAAAGGGTCGAGGACGTTGCCAGTCTGCGTGGCATGCTCTATATGTCCTCGTTCGCCGAATCGATCTCGGACGCCGCAAGCTCGATTGCCGATGTGGTGCTTCGTGAGATCGAGGTCCCGCCGATCATCAAACGCATCGTTCGTGAATCCGATGAGATCATTGCGTGGGTCACGGTCCATGAAGGATCCACTCTTGACAAAAAATCCCTTGCCGAGTCTCATGTAGGCACGGTGACTGGAATGGTCATCTTTGCCGTCAAACATGAAAACCGGTGGATCTATCGTCCGGCGAGAAATGTGTGCCTGTATGCTGGCGATCTTCTGGTCGCCCGCGGCAGACGTGATGGTGAAGAAAAGCTCTACGGTCTCTGCGGAGCAGATACCGATGAAATAGATAATTTTGAAGAGGAGTAA